From a single Lolium rigidum isolate FL_2022 chromosome 7, APGP_CSIRO_Lrig_0.1, whole genome shotgun sequence genomic region:
- the LOC124671648 gene encoding uncharacterized protein LOC124671648 — protein MSAQPTSTTPPPPSSEPTATADIKPPPPPLFSAADADARPKKRKLEEVGFHQSPYYKIRAAVANLRGRFLQVCRATDFRKDDAALEILKVCYISSAPAHSPCVAEIKVVMELSKKMRLDISAAAGEPIKPLDIPAARAVQNKTAGEVPSVAKNQVPQAQIGQDAMFLHNTGGKVPLKHASSPAATMGIQRESNASEIANRTNQLGDGVKGSYVIGGSPMGWNFRMWPGGKAVYYGLSKVEWLALQAAK, from the exons ATGTCCGCTCAACCCACcagcaccacgcctcctccgccgTCGTCGGAGCCCACGGCCACCGCCGAtatcaagccgccgccgccgcccctgttTTCCGCCGCCGATGCCGACGCGCGGCCGAAGAAGCGGAAGCTGGAGGAGGTGGGTTTCCACCAATCGCCCTACTACAAGATCAGAGCAGCCGTCGCCAACCTCCGCGGCCGCTTCCTTCAG GTTTGCCGAGCTACTGATTTCCGAAAGGATGATGCTGCTCTTGAGATCCTGAAAG TCTGTTACATTTCT TCTGCCCCTGCTCATTCACCCTGTGTTGCAGAGATAAAGGTTGTCATGGAATTATCCAAGAAAATGCGGCTGGATATATCTGCTGCTGCTGGTGAGCCTATAAAACCATTGGACATACCTGCAGCTAGAGCTGTCCAGAACAAGACTGCAGGAGAAGTGCCATCTGTAGCGAAGAATCAAGTTCCTCAGGCTCAGATAGGCCAGGATGCAATGTTTCTGCACAATACAGGTGGGAAGGTACCACTCAAGCATGCTAGCTCGCCGGCTGCGACAATGGGGATTCAGCGGGAATCCAATGCGAGCGAGATAGCAAACCGTACCAATCAGTTGGGCGACGGTGTGAAAGGTTCTTATGTCATCGGCGGATCTCCCATGGGCTGGAATTTCCGTATGTGGCCTGGTGGCAAAGCGGTCTACTATGGCTTGAGCAAAGTAGAGTGGTTGGCACTACAAGCTGCAAAGTGA